The sequence below is a genomic window from Mytilus edulis chromosome 2, xbMytEdul2.2, whole genome shotgun sequence.
aagTATTGAATTTGTCTGCatattgttaaaaaatcattagagaaacagcttccaccaccaaatctcgtgtaatacgatatttatctacTCTCGacggttaaattttaaatatataaaacgtTCGACGAACCTCgcgtttaaaatttgaaaatctaaatgtctcgagtggataaatatcgtatcacactcgatgcagtggtagaatcttattttatatatatataccgtttcgatccctaacatcactgaagagacatttattgtcgaaatcctgatctggtgtactaaaaaaatattgacaccttatgtttgtggcataacatcgtggtcacaagtaaatttttttttctgtttagtattaaatttatattaagatccattttgttacatcttgtgatcaattttatttggcaatcgccaatggcagtcagcagggttaaagaacatcagaaacctatgattgcgttggataaaaactgcaatttttatacgtgtgcatgtaaaacaaatttcgttgtagaagggtctaaaaacagcacaaacaacattttccaaaagaccaaaaaagtgaaaaagtatatttaaacaaaacgcatttgactaacaggtcgaacaattatgttctttaaccctgctgactgccattggcgattgccaaataaaattgatcacaagatgtaacaaaatggatcttaatataattttaatactgaacagaattttttttttaacttgtggccacgatgttatgctaCAATGTTATTgggcatttatatatatatatatatgaccaaTACATATTCAAATGCATACACAAATTCCTTACCTTAACATTATTGTTTTTCCTTCAACTGACGTAATCACGAAAACTTGTCGCCTTGACAACGACGCCAACAAACAGTGCTCCTTAGTCTTGTCGATTAATCTCGTAAAATGTTGTAGGTAAAATTCtctttttacaataaaatgttttCTAGATAAGCTAAATTTTATACGATTGATTAGTCTGATAGTTTTTCAAATTATGTACATATCTTAATAAAATGAGGGGTATCAGTATTTTGATATTAATGAACTTCATACATTTCGCGATGCAGGTTGCCATTAGACACTTTTGTAAATGCATCTAGCATATCATACACATCTAGATTGGCTTGTTGGGATAAgttcaatattgtttttatgaACAATAATTATAACTATCGATACAGGAGATAAGTATGAACTTCGTTAAACAGAGTAAGAAAAGGATAAAGTATAAGGTACTACTAAACAGATTGATTATATAGAAActacatttatatataagaaatatattgttatacaaataataaatatgataatacaaaatatgatatacaagATGAAGAAACAATAAATATGATAATACAGAATATGATATACAAGATGAAGAAACAATAAATCTACAAAGTATGAAAAAATACTAATATATATTAAGGAAAATACAATGTGACTAAAATGtctatatttgtaaacaaaaacaagtttataaatcaATGAAAAGTTACATTAAGTTGcttaaaacaaaaagatttattaatatcaataaacatataaatatgtcATATATAAACAGCGTATTTGCACTAGTAatcataaaaagataaaaataggaaatcaaatatttattcGTACTATAAAAATGCAGATTTGTATAAACTataattcatattataaaaatgCAGATACGTATACAACAATCTGTTTAGTAGTAGATATACTTTTATAACCTGGGAAAAGTTAAAGGGATTTTTCTGAAAAAACAGCTTTTTGAGACATAAATTTAGTACACTCTGGTAAGGCAAAAATTATGCTATCAGTATACGAgacatttttattattatcatactGATCATGGGATGATACCGTAGGACGTATTTTATTATCATGTATTTTTTGCTGTTTAGTGTATTTCTTGTATAAAAGAATAGCAACCACTACTGCAGTGGCTACCAGTAAAAATGCTGCAAGTACTCCACATACAAGTCCAACTATTGAATCTGATTGTCCAGATGACTGAGCTGTTGAAGTCTctgaaacaaattaaaacagaaaaatgaaaatttcaaccTTACACggcctcaatgctcttcaactttgtattgatttggctttttgactattttgatctgaaaaaACAGCTTTTTGAGACATAAATTTAGTACACTCTGGTAAGGCAAAAATTATGCTATCAGTATACGAgacatttttattattatcatactGATCATTGGATGATAACGTAGGTCGTATTTTATTATCATGTATTTTTTGCTGTTTAGTGTATTTCTTGTATAAAAGAATAGCAACCACTACTGCAGTGGCTACCAGTAAAAATGCTGCAAGTACTCCACATACAAGTCCAACTATTGAATCTGATTGTCCAGATGACTGAGCTGTTGAAGTCTctgaaacaaattaaaacagaaaaatgaaaatttcaaccTTACACggcctcaatgctcttcaactttgtattgatttggctttttgactattttgatctgagcgtcactgatgagtcttatgtagacgaaacgcgcgtctggcgtataaaattataatcctggtacttttgataactatttaatatATGTCTTATTATATGCTTTCAATAAATAACTTGTCATATGATATTACTATATTTCTACAAGTGTGCGTAGCAAGGTTAATATTTTTGACTTTGTTTTATCTGGTTCACTGCGCTCACTCGACGAAAATCTTCAGAATTGTGACTTGCAGCTTATACTTTACAACCTCAACATGCAGAAAATAGGAACAGATAAGTTTATAATATGCCCAGCTCTTTATAGAATTTTATATCAATGCTTTTAATGTCAAATATGCTTGTTTTGGTATAAATTCGTTTATTACCGATGTCATTATATTTGACAAGTTTGGATATAGGACCCAATTGAGATCACAAGTACCCTATATACACAATACCAAGCCCAATAAGGACTACATAGAAGCTTATGGTCCATTGTAATGTGAGTATGTCTGCTTAATTACGATTGTATAACATATGTTCAATGGAACAAATGTCCCCACAACTACGTGATAAAATCTTAGACTAATAAGTTATCAGATTTCCATCATATTGATATGATCAAAAAGCAGTATGCGCAAACTTTAAATTACAACTTGCAATTAATATTTTAGCGTATCAATAAACAGAAAATCAGATAATCGAAAATTACCAGGCCTTAtagccctggtcacaacgaacccacgACACATCTATGCAGCGCCACGACGTGAAATTTTGTCAAATCGCGGGTCATCTGTGTTCGTCGTATGACAATCGCACGACAGTCCcacgatattttgagcatcgtgtcgctgtcgtgtgtcgtgggacgaaaattggacatgcatcttttttgctctacgatttttttgtcgtgtcactgtcttgtggctgtcgtgGAAATGTCTTACAACCGTCGTGCGATtgtcgtgcgataaacacattgtcgtgAGTATCAACATAAACCATTTTAATCAAAAAATCGTCACACGACTGTCACAAGACACTCGTgatacagtcgcacgattgtctcaTGAATACCAAATCTCGTACGATGCTCGCACAACATTGATCGTCTGTCGTACGACAGTGGTACGTTCGTCGGACAacatattttcgtttttttttttagatgaataCAATTCGGCGGGAAGGAATGTTTAGAAAAACTTACCGTCTACCGTTTAACATCAGAACGATTATGATTGGCCCTGCTGAATAGGCGCATTCCCGGACTCCAACAAGGCCAAAATATGGTTCGGAAGGGTTGATTCGAGCCTGTGAACAGTAAAGGAACCTGCGAAACGCCTGACGTTGGTTGGTAAGCCATGAATCGAACGGCGCCTGATGTTTGGGCAGTATAGTACACTAATGCAAGAGTTAGAGCGAGAATCTGCCGGTGATTTCGTTGGATTCATACAGATGGAGCCTGGCATATTTCAAGAGCTTTCTCTGAGAGTCGCATCACAATGGCACAACAGTCATACGACAGTGACAtgacagtgacacgacagtgaCACGCGCATCCCATGACATGAAAACCTGAAAATAGCCCCACACAACTTCCGATTGTCGTACGATTATCGCGCGACTGTCGCACGACTGTCACACAACCAACCTGCGACAAATCCACGACAGTACaattacaattcttttttttctgtcttgtACCTATCGTGGAACCATCGTGaacatgtcgtagctgatgtgaccactcgaaatatttttttgacattttgcacgacagtTAATAAAGAAAGCCAATTGTATATACCGCTGTTTAATAGCTCACAAACCAAAATCAAGGAAAAACACAAGTGCTTTTCTTTAATTCATGTTAAATGTTGAGTGTAAAGTTCTACTAGTACTTGGATATGATTTATTAACGCGTTTATACATTGTACGTATGCTCGTCTACTTCATAATTCTCTCAGTGAGAAACAACTTGGGAATAATAAACATCTAAATCAATATGGAGTATCAAAATATATGACACTTATCAAAATACCTTTATCTTTGTTATTTGCATAATGAAATATGGATGCAATAGATGATGTTTACAGGATTATCTCTCAGGCTTTTAGTTTTATGTCCATCACACACAAAGTATCAGACTGCTTTGATAGTACCCTTAATGCTTCttaaaatttatcaatttattaaataaagaaaaacgtACCTGATTGAACATATGATAACAAAAATCCTCTCTTTGCACTTGCATCATCAGACTTGAATTCAATATGAAAACTGTTTCCTGAACTAGTATATGTGTGAGTAGGTTCCCACAAATCTTGCGTGCAGAGTTTTATTGTTGTTGATCCTGATTTAGACAAAATTTTGACatcttaacaaaacaaaaatttaaggACCATCATAGCATCTGCCTATGTgaacataatttgttttaatgCATACGAACAAATCTTAAATTTTAAGGACTTGAGCTACGCTTTAGACACAAAAATGTTTCGAAATCGTACAAATGCTTGATATTGAAATGCGATTGCTTTATTTACAGTCTGTTTTAAGTCAGCCGGCTAACCGCTTTTGGCATTTGATTCGGCAAACAAAAATATTCTCTCTCATTCCGGAAAGacaatcatttatatattttttgtataccATGACATAAAAAAATCGTCATTTCAAGATTGCTCTTGCTGTTCTAATCgtttacttttaaattactgTATATTTCGTGTACATGTTATTACATTGTACACGTTATTACCTGtacaaacatacattttgtacaagtaattacttgtatgatgccatcatgccaccatggctaaaaaaataaaaaagacaaacagacaaataatattacacaagaaacaacatagaaaattaaaaactaagcaacacgaatcccaccaaaaactttgggtgatatcaggtgcttcggaagggtaaacagatcctgcttcacatgttgcacccgtcgtgttgatcatgTAGTTACAAACCCGGTTAAATGTTTCTTTGTCTTAACTCACTGGCGACATGCTTTCGCGGTCTTAGATCTAAGATAGTAGAAAAGTCGTTTAATCTGTAATCTTACCGATGAGATATTCCCGAATGTTACATTTTCCCCAGGAGACACTTATCCTGTCGACCCATTCGGTTTCGCTCCTTTTGAAGTGGTGCACGCGATTCACACAATTTCGTTGAATTATATGAGATTTTAACATCGGTAAACTTAGGTCGCCCTAAtggacaaataaaggcaacagtagtataccgctgtccgaaagtcataaatcgattaggaGAAAACAAATTCGAATTAAAAACTAAgattgagggaaacacatcaacttcaAGAGGAAACGAAACAACTGAACcacttaagtgcaacaaaaaaaaacaaacgagaatgtaacacaaacatatacgaaatataagataacaactgccattttcttgacttggtacaggacattttaaaaacaaatggtgAGTTTAACCTTgatttgtggctagccaaacctcgcgcttttatggcaatgttaaatataacactaaaaggacaatattacatgacaggactacagttaGAATAAATAGGAATAAGTAGGAATAAATATCTTCCTATGTctaagaacattcaggacagagaaatacacaaataaacaatacaataatacatttcgAAATGCAAAAAAGCCAAgcttattttcttgttaattcgacctgttgatactgtttataatgcttttttgtttttttttatttatatggatcttgtctgtacaccagctttgattatttgtaatatcttcaatttttcacttattcttacaacatttgtataaacttcaagatttcggtttttttctaaagtgaacattgattggttaaatatttctcagtcatgtcctgtgtttgaatttgtttgttagctttttggtcatgaatgtttgtctctaatatttaattaactgtgcatttgtattcagatatcgcagatcaaatttattcgttcattgtttaatcataggttttttgattgagttaagtctgccaattgatattttatcgtatgtttttctttgttgtgatgttatgctattgtttcagaaaaagggagaaggtttggatccattaaaacgtttaatcccgctgcaaatgtttgcacttgtcctaagtcaggaatctgatgtacagtagttgtcgtttgtttatgtaatatatacgtgtttctcgtttctcgttttgtttatatagattagaccgttggttttcccgtttgaatggttttacactagtaattttggggccctttatagcttgttgttcggtgtgagccaaggctccgtgttaaaggccgtactttaacctataatggtttactttttaaattgttatttgtatggagagttgtctcattggcactcacaccacatcttcctatatctattataatttgttacgccagacgcgcgtttttaCATTTGGATCTAACTCACTAATATCTCATTACatgcattttaacaaaaataaaacacaaacaagGCCAACACTTATTTGTTAATGCAGTTAAcattaataaaacatgtaaaagaaatACTCATTTTAGCGCATCGAGAATATACAGTTAATACAGTGCTTTATATTACAAATTGTTTAAGTAAATTAATTGCTAATTTTATTTGTATCATCATAAAATGAATAGTACAAGATGTTAACAAGAAGAAACAACGACACGTCCGGAAATGTCAGGGACTTAgtgcattttcatttttcaatagtTTATTTGCCAGTCACTAATTGCATTCTGTTTTTAAACACGTTTGGTATAGGTCGTTTTCTTTGACAATTATATACTTGTTCCGCTATACCGAACAATATTACCTGCTCATGCAAACCATGATTAGAGGTATATAGGCGTAATAAGcgacttttaaacaaaaatatatagtgatataaaaaaaaatgcaatacaaATGTGTTTAAAGACTACATGTTCACACACATTTCGCCAAAATAAAAGGCTCTTTCTGAGGTTTTGTCATTGTCAGTAAAAATGTATGTCCCTCCTAAGTGAacattttatacaaaatgtatcttcAATAATATGGTCAATTACGAAATTTGCAACCTGGCTGTTGACGGATAcatcattgatttttttctttatgtgCAATGTGGGTGGAGattaaaaatagacaaattttCCCTTTTGCTTTTATTGAGCTTAATGTCTCTTGTGTTAGTGTGTCTCTTTTTTCAAAGATTATGTTCTTGTTTTAAGCAAAATAATCAAACACATACCCGATTCAGTTATTGCTATGTAATCATACCCACACGATGCTTCATTTTCAATATCCATAAATAATATCTTCAAAATAACATTGGCGTTTGAATCTGTTGTTGTGATATCCCATGTGCAATCTTTGTTTCTGAAATTACGAAAACAAATATCACGCTTAAGTTCAGATGCAATGATTATTCTTCGTATCATCGCGTCAGCAACGGAAACAGAATAAAATAGCATACTCAATCATTGGTATAACTCTGCTAGTGTGAAAAAGAAAAGGTTTGGATGCAAAGACATTtcgtaaaatataaaaagaaaaacaaaccaatatTGAATGTTTATGAATAAAAGGCGCCACCGAAGATGCAATTTCTATTATATCCGACGAGAGTGCATTAGAAGAATTGAGAGATTGATCTAGTTATAAACCCAGATTTAGTCTAATTTTTGAGCTTCtgattttttcatttgacaacggactttccatttttgaattttccttggatttcagtatttttttattttacttttagtaaGGCGTTATTATGAGTtgtagtttataatgaaataacttCTATATGCAAATGCCCCTGTTCAGCACAATTTGTCTGTATATTGCAGAAAATCAATGAACGTTTAAAAGTAAACCTTAATACAACGCAAACACAATCTTATACAaagaactaaaatataaaggaaaaTATGTTAAGATACATACAGTGGGTAAGTACTCGGAAAGCTGGGACTTGATAAATACTGCTCTGTACTTGTGGCAATCAAATTTTGTGCTGATATACACCCTGTTCcagctttgaaaaaaaaatacacgttGTTTTTTCATACCTATTAAAACTTGCTCCatgctatataaaaaaagaacttttgATTGTTTCAGATACTTTAATTTTCGTCGATTATTTGTTGACAATTACTGGAAGCAACCCATACAGTTTAACAGGGTTTTAAAACAAGCAATGCATTATAAAACTCTAAAATCAGCTCTTGCACTATCAATTTAAGTACATTAATTGAAAAGTTTTCACTGAAATTTCTAATTGACCCCTTCAAATATAGTGTTAATATTAAAAAGTAGTTGTTGACAAAAAGTAAGGTGAATGTAAGCAAGCAagtcaattgttaaaaaaaccttGCGAAAATTATGTAAAGTTGTGTTTGTACTTACAAAAATCATTAGCACTGATCATATACATAAGAAATCCTAGCTCAGAAGCTGAAGAAGTTGAGTCTGATGTAAAGGTCGTGTAAACACTTCCAGTTGAAGCGGTCTGATATCCAAGAGTTCTTGCACCAGAACTTGATGAGCATTCATTTGTGTGTTTTTGGGTCCCAGAAGTTGATGTTcctgataaaatataaaaaaaataaagagaataTATAGTGGATAAGTTAAAAATGGGAAACGGATTAAAAAGTAAACATACgcaataaacaaaatacatttaagaaGATGGACAATTTTCCAAAACTGCATCTTTATTTTATatctctacctgtgtgacgtttaaATTCTCATCAACTGATGTAGGCTCGATTCTACCTCAGAGTAAATGTTAACCTAACCTTGTGTCTGTCAGGGTAAGACTTCGGTCCCcgtactttattttatttatccttCATGGGTGGATTAAACagtgataaataaaataaaaaaataaaaaaagcaatgaatgaggttgGTTAATTTGatttatgcctttttgtgcttctttgttaatttttttttatagtgattaagattataacaaaatgCTGACTGTTGTAtccctatttttaacatttttacctattatgtctgtttgttttgttcacgcatcgttgtcaatataataaaatttgatgcgactgtcatacagttgagaggtttagctagctataaaactaggttcaatccgcCATTTTGACATACGAAAAAACCTGCACCAAGTCAGTttaatgacagttgttatcattcgtttgatgagtttgagctattgattttgcaatttgattagggactttccgtttcctcggagttcagtcttgttgtaattttactttattcACAACGAACAAAATATTTACAACAATTCACGTAGAATACGCACATTACAATATATCTGAGTACAATTACTGTATCCCCTTCCCCATGACATACATCCAAAGTCAGTAATAGCTAATTGGATTCTATGATAATAAAAGAGTATTGTGTATACATTTGCTTCAATTCAATAGCTACTTTTTGTGTTCATAAGAAGCAGATCAATATAATGAGCCTTTGTAAATTAAAGATAACATGTACATCCAGCAAATTCGGAATTTCGGTAagattttcaaattatttctctAATTTACAGTTTTTCTAAATTTACACTACACTAAATAGCTAGATTTAGCTATTTCAGTGTTACACCAGAAATTCAACACAAGAATTTACGACAGAAGGGACAATTTTTCTTTCCCATGATTAACTTTCCTTTTTTGAAGGTGATGTTCAGTTGACACCGTATTGCGGTGTTTCTACATTcgaacttgttcgctatgccggTGTTTTTTGTGACGATTTGGACTTCAATGAGCGTAATCTATAGATTTCTAGAAAATAGCCAATAATTTcattaccacaaattacttaaaacctttactaaattcttccattGATACAAATAATTGGTTTGGAAgtttggctatacctgtagacAACTTATTTTAAACGCTATAGCAAATCTTTGTGTTGTGTGTTGATGTTGATGACGGAACCCGGAAATTGGTATACGATCAGGATAGACTTATTAGTGTTATGTATATTGATTtggttatcagtaaattaaaattatacaaaacattATTGTTATACAAATATGTACTTTCACGGTATTACAATTTGTCTACATCTACATTTGGCATTGTAAAAGATCATGTTTTCTCTGTATATGATTTCTTTACCTACATTTTTTAGGTTGGTTTACTGATTGATTTTTGAGTCTTGAATACATTTTATCGGTTGGTCTTTGCTTTGAAATATCTGTCAATAGCTATGCGTATCTCACGTCTGTCATTTTTTGTTGTTAGGGTTGTTATGCACGAGGAATGGTAAAGTACTCTGCCACGTATggtgtgtgtttgtttttgattttgcatCTGTCTTGTGTCGATCTTGTGAGTTAAGTCTGTCCCAActacttttgatagtttgtttTGTGTTAGGCGATTACATCACTGTCCCTGGCTAGGGAAAGGTTAAACGCTCAACTAATTTTAACACTGGCACATTTTTTATGTGCATgtctaaagtcaggagcctctatttcagtggttgtctttgatTCATATCTGTCATATGTGCTTTTGGTAAATTATTTCCTTTTTCATCAGACCgtttgttttttcaattgaattgtttcgtATTTTTCAGGTCATGGCCCTTTCTGGCCAACTATACGGCTTTTTTCTCATTTTGAATGTAGCACGGTTTTCTATAATTGCTTAAACCATTTTCATTTGAACTTCGGTGGATACAATGTAGTTGTCTCAAAATACGTTCTTTCGCTCAATTTAGTCTTTTTCTtgattttaattctttatttttgtccACCCCGGTGACATTGTAATAGCAGATATTTCAGGGACCAGATAGTCTGCGTATGATCCATATTTATTCATGATCATTTATCAATGAAACAACGCATCagtccatatttttatttaaagctttGGTAGCACATATGAAGTGATGTCATTTACGATCGGGTTTAAATCAGAATATCTATTTAGCCGATCATATATTGACTTGTGTACCGGTTGTAGCACaattaaggtagcactacagtctaacagtgatatttttaagatattttttttatcacataattttaaagtaacttaaagtattattctgcacagtttgtaaaaatcccaaaatcattatcatatcacaacagggagtaaattgataatgaacttatgtaaataaaggcacatggtaattaatctaaatatataggcATTTAGGAGGGGCTAATATGTCAATCATCTGTTGATGCCAGTGTCCAGCTGTTAATCACTGACCACAAGATAAATAGTGTGATCTTATCtcattgtatcatgtgtattgcaGCACAAGTAATTTATATAACTTTGAAGTGAACAGAGAAAAGGGAAAGTTATTAAAAAGGAGAAAATCTAAAGGGAAGAAATCTTACCAAAATGAACTAAACTATATACCGTATTTTTAAGGATAAGAGTGTGAAAGTATCTTGAAAGCCTCTAAcaaactttaaacttttataGTTCTTACTACAAACAAGAAGTATATGTCTCCGAATCTGTCTTTTGTTAGGAGTTTCAGGCACTTAAACCAATTTTAAGtgtatgtgaaatttttaaattccaTAAAACTAAAGAATCATGTGAGGCAGTCTATTTTCAGCAAGGGGATGGTCTTGATCTTTTTTGGAACATGTCTTTTATTGCACAATTTTAATGTTCTAGCTAATTTCatagtatatttctttttaaaatacaaatgaaatcattctttatagtgaatataatgatattaaaaattgtttatatgcAGCTGGTCATTCCTGTTATTCTCTTATCTTAGACTGTCTGGATAGAGGCGGAgctttgtctatatttaattacTACATCACAGATGTTGGTCAAATCTGTGACGTCAAACTCCCGCCAAATGCTAAGTTAGTGTTGGTTAGTGcacatataattcaaaatttaaagtgttagagcatcaaagacacaaagtgtgtggttatattgataaaataatgGTGTCAGAACACTCCTGGGGTGTTCTCAGTGGAACTTTTGTACTAATGATGCATTTATAGGGGTTCTAAGGGGGAAAATCAGTTTTTAGGTCATTTCTCTGAACAATTTTTCATGAGAATTGTTAGCAAAAAATGAAATCAGAAACTTCATTGGTACCCGTTTTGGTTTGACTTTAATATATGTGATTAAAAGCAGTATTTTCTACAATACCGTGTCCCAGTTTTTGGATGatttgtttctaaatgaatttatagttgtccaaagatgaaaggtgaaatgaggtttggtacccagcagttaaatcaatatatcttcttaCTGGAGGCGTATAtaaaaaatctgagacacggttATGTTTATAGTGTATGGTTGATTAAagggatgaaaacaaatttttactaccaTTTGACCTGAATGTGTCATTTTCATCCAAGTTGGATGACCACTTTTTTGGCAATTAAGGAGCTATACTTTGAGATTAATCATACCAAAAATTAATTTATCTACATATTAAGAAGAATTAATATTTCACCTTTATAATGAGCTAAAGGTTTTAAAAATCCATtgagtagttttggagaaattaatCGTTAAAGACTGTTGGTTGGAGTCAGAAAAttctgactgtagtgctaccttaatgACTTATTGTAAGAGTATCATTATTTATACCTTTACTGTATCTAGTATAAAACACAATTTTCAACCCCCAAAGCATTTCCAGAGTTACTACATGTCATGTATGAGCATAAGATTACCCTATGCATGCAAGTATTATATTTGGTTCACAATAATTCGAATGTTGATggatgtatgatttttttataatacacttaaaaagtt
It includes:
- the LOC139511085 gene encoding embryonic protein UVS.2-like, translating into MNGAFVFLLVSTFVIWKVSGQCSGTAESKTVGYTTVKVSPPGYPSPGYAINSNCAWLGSTSISGSVLLFRVTDITLSCAGDAINVYDGTSTSGTQKHTNECSSSSGARTLGYQTASTGSVYTTFTSDSTSSASELGFLMYMISANDFSGTGCISAQNLIATSTEQYLSSPSFPSTYPLNKDCTWDITTTDSNANVILKILFMDIENEASCGYDYIAITESGSTTIKLCTQDLWEPTHTYTSSGNSFHIEFKSDDASAKRGFLLSYVQSETSTAQSSGQSDSIVGLVCGVLAAFLLVATAVVVAILLYKKYTKQQKIHDNKIRPTLSSNDQYDNNKNVSYTDSIIFALPECTKFMSQKAVFSDQNSQKAKSIQS